The Parabacteroides sp. AD58 genome includes a window with the following:
- a CDS encoding ArsR/SmtB family transcription factor has protein sequence MGEKKEYTATQGQLARFAKALGHPARIAIMHFLAKQETCYFGDIHEELPIAKATVSQHLKELKDAGLIQGEVETPKVKYCINQENWKLARQLFSDFFSQDICKSKGCCE, from the coding sequence ATGGGAGAAAAAAAGGAATATACAGCAACTCAAGGACAGCTGGCACGCTTTGCCAAGGCTTTAGGTCATCCGGCAAGAATTGCCATTATGCACTTTTTAGCCAAACAGGAAACCTGCTACTTTGGCGATATTCATGAAGAATTACCCATAGCCAAAGCGACCGTTTCCCAACACTTGAAAGAACTGAAAGATGCCGGTTTGATACAGGGAGAAGTGGAAACCCCAAAAGTAAAATACTGCATTAATCAGGAAAACTGGAAATTAGCAAGACAGCTCTTTTCCGATTTCTTCAGTCAGGATATATGCAAATCAAAGGGTTGCTGTGAATAA
- a CDS encoding AI-2E family transporter produces the protein MDSMFDKPFTFDRVVRIGIGVLLVGAILYLIVTLRNALLPFLIAWLMAYMCQPFVKFFQYKLKLKSRILSILAVLISIALVITLITVMVVPSISEESERLLQLLNNRQAAPGYIPLIPNSWVEYLENSIDPEALREFVNRENILQAIKQIAPKAWNLLTSTFSVLVSVTIIFVIFLYFIFILLDYEKIASGWLRLIPERYRPFISQLADDVELSMNRYFRGQSLIALCVGILLAIGFKIINFPLAVTLGLFIGCLNLIPYLQTIGLIPMALLSLLRSAETGENFWILFGLSLLVLGIVQAIQDLYLTPRIMGKAMGLNPAIILLSLSIWGTLLGFIGLIIALPLTTLCLSYYKRFILMENLDISPENEATDSENKPEKPVQTKEIEEK, from the coding sequence ATGGATTCCATGTTTGATAAACCGTTTACATTTGATCGTGTCGTACGCATTGGAATAGGCGTTTTGCTGGTCGGTGCGATATTATATTTGATTGTCACCCTGCGAAATGCCCTTTTACCTTTCTTAATTGCTTGGCTGATGGCTTATATGTGCCAGCCTTTTGTGAAGTTCTTCCAGTATAAATTGAAATTAAAGAGCCGGATTTTGTCTATTTTAGCGGTTCTGATATCAATTGCTTTGGTAATAACCCTGATTACCGTCATGGTTGTGCCGTCTATTTCGGAAGAAAGTGAACGTTTGTTGCAACTCTTGAATAACCGGCAGGCTGCTCCTGGTTATATTCCACTGATACCTAACAGTTGGGTGGAGTATTTGGAAAACAGTATTGATCCTGAAGCTTTGCGGGAATTTGTCAATCGGGAAAACATATTGCAGGCAATCAAACAGATTGCTCCGAAAGCCTGGAATTTGCTGACGAGTACTTTCTCGGTATTAGTCAGTGTGACGATTATATTTGTTATTTTCCTGTATTTTATCTTTATCTTGTTGGATTATGAAAAGATAGCGAGCGGTTGGCTTCGGTTGATTCCAGAACGCTATCGTCCGTTTATCAGTCAGCTGGCAGATGATGTAGAACTTAGTATGAACCGTTATTTCCGCGGGCAGTCGCTGATTGCCTTATGTGTAGGTATTTTATTGGCCATCGGATTTAAGATTATCAATTTCCCTTTGGCTGTTACCTTGGGCCTGTTTATCGGCTGTTTGAATTTGATTCCTTATTTGCAGACGATCGGATTGATTCCGATGGCATTGCTCAGTCTGCTCCGTTCGGCCGAGACAGGAGAGAATTTCTGGATCTTGTTTGGCTTATCGTTATTGGTATTGGGCATTGTGCAGGCCATACAGGATCTGTATCTGACGCCCCGTATTATGGGAAAGGCCATGGGGTTGAATCCGGCCATTATTTTACTTTCCTTATCCATTTGGGGTACATTGTTAGGTTTTATCGGCCTGATTATCGCTTTACCGCTGACAACGCTCTGCTTGTCGTATTATAAACGGTTTATTTTGATGGAAAATTTAGATATATCTCCAGAAAATGAGGCTACCGATTCTGAAAATAAGCCCGAAAAGCCGGTTCAGACGAAAGAAATAGAAGAAAAATAG
- the dacB gene encoding D-alanyl-D-alanine carboxypeptidase/D-alanyl-D-alanine endopeptidase: protein MKLSKIFILAAFILCFTPGFGQKANVIERFLNQPGMEHASFACLATDISNGKTIGKYQPDLQLTPASVLKLLTTATALELLGESYRFPTTISYEGTITNGVLNGNIYIQGHGDPTLGSSHFAPESETFINQWKEAIREKGIREIKGAIIADESIFDNEGISMKWVREDLGSYYGAGSYGLSFHDNLYALYLKSGAAGTRPNIIRTEPDIDLDFHNYLKAATVKSDSSYIVGMPFSDERYLYGVVPANRTSYRLKGDIPEPALYLAQYVQKELEKDGISIQKEATCYRILYEKNAWKPGKRTEIITTYSPTLQQIVEKTNHVSHNLFADALLKTIGLRYKNPQKRVISSFEKGIEVMKSYWKSKGLDISSLRITDGSGLAPANKVTAHFLNDLLVYMAKSKHANTFIASLPQAGVEGSVRNFLKDTALSGKAFLKSGSMSGVRCYAGYVKNQGKIYSVVLLTNNYSMNSWSISRRLEQVLLGLFGQ, encoded by the coding sequence ATGAAACTTTCAAAAATATTTATTCTGGCAGCATTTATTTTATGCTTTACTCCAGGATTCGGGCAAAAGGCAAATGTCATCGAGCGTTTCCTGAACCAGCCGGGCATGGAACATGCTTCGTTTGCCTGTCTAGCAACAGACATATCCAATGGAAAAACAATCGGAAAATACCAGCCGGACCTGCAACTCACTCCGGCTTCCGTTCTTAAGCTGCTGACTACCGCCACAGCGCTGGAACTGTTGGGAGAATCCTATCGCTTTCCGACGACAATCAGCTATGAGGGTACAATAACCAATGGGGTACTGAATGGGAATATCTATATTCAAGGTCACGGAGACCCGACCTTAGGCTCATCACATTTCGCCCCTGAATCGGAAACATTCATCAATCAATGGAAAGAAGCCATCCGGGAAAAAGGCATTCGGGAAATCAAAGGAGCGATAATTGCCGACGAAAGCATCTTCGACAATGAAGGCATATCCATGAAATGGGTGCGCGAGGACCTGGGCAGCTATTATGGTGCCGGAAGTTACGGACTTTCGTTTCACGATAATCTGTATGCCCTTTATCTGAAGAGTGGCGCTGCCGGAACACGTCCGAACATCATACGGACTGAACCGGATATCGACCTGGACTTTCATAATTATCTCAAAGCTGCAACTGTTAAGAGCGACAGCAGCTATATTGTCGGTATGCCATTTTCGGACGAACGGTATTTGTACGGAGTTGTCCCGGCCAACCGGACTTCCTACCGGCTCAAAGGAGATATTCCGGAACCGGCCCTATATTTAGCCCAATATGTTCAGAAAGAATTAGAGAAAGACGGCATATCCATACAGAAAGAAGCAACCTGCTACCGAATTCTGTATGAAAAGAATGCCTGGAAACCCGGTAAACGGACAGAGATAATCACGACCTATTCCCCCACGTTACAGCAGATTGTAGAAAAGACCAATCATGTCAGTCATAATCTGTTTGCCGATGCCTTGCTGAAAACTATCGGATTACGTTATAAGAATCCGCAGAAACGTGTCATCTCCTCTTTCGAGAAAGGTATAGAAGTCATGAAAAGCTATTGGAAAAGCAAAGGACTGGATATCTCATCTCTTCGCATCACCGACGGAAGCGGCCTTGCACCGGCCAATAAAGTGACCGCTCATTTCCTGAACGATCTTCTTGTTTATATGGCAAAATCCAAACACGCCAATACCTTTATAGCGTCATTGCCCCAGGCCGGAGTAGAAGGATCGGTCCGCAATTTTCTGAAAGATACAGCTCTTTCCGGGAAAGCCTTCCTGAAAAGTGGAAGTATGAGCGGCGTCAGATGCTATGCCGGCTATGTAAAAAATCAGGGAAAGATCTATAGCGTCGTCTTGCTCACCAACAACTATTCGATGAACAGCTGGAGCATCAGCCGACGGCTTGAACAAGTCCTGTTAGGCTTATTTGGCCAGTAG
- a CDS encoding LytR/AlgR family response regulator transcription factor: MKLTCAIIDDEPLAASLLESYAMKTPFLEVKGKYNSALNAMNSLHNEPVQVLFLDIQMPELSGMEFSKMLPPETKVIFTTAFEQYAVDSYRVNALDYLLKPISYSDFLKAAQKAYQWFELLQRKNEEPAMTSGTENEVERIFVKTEYKLVQIELNRILYIEGLKDYVKIYLEGETHPVLSLISMKMVEDMLPSSRFVRVHRSYIIQLEKIKVIERNRIVFGKEYIPISDNYKQKFFDFLAQHSILLAK, encoded by the coding sequence ATGAAATTGACTTGTGCGATTATCGACGACGAACCGCTGGCTGCCAGTCTGTTGGAAAGCTACGCCATGAAAACTCCTTTTCTGGAAGTTAAGGGAAAATATAACAGTGCGCTGAATGCGATGAATTCTTTGCACAACGAGCCGGTGCAGGTTTTGTTTCTTGATATACAGATGCCGGAGCTGAGCGGAATGGAATTTTCGAAGATGCTTCCTCCGGAAACAAAAGTTATCTTTACAACGGCATTCGAGCAATATGCTGTCGACAGTTACCGGGTCAATGCGTTGGATTATCTGTTGAAACCGATCAGTTATTCCGATTTCCTGAAGGCTGCGCAAAAAGCTTATCAATGGTTTGAATTGCTTCAGCGGAAAAATGAAGAACCGGCAATGACTTCCGGCACTGAGAATGAAGTGGAACGTATCTTTGTCAAGACGGAATATAAACTGGTACAGATCGAATTGAATCGTATCTTGTATATTGAAGGATTGAAAGATTACGTGAAGATTTACCTGGAAGGCGAAACGCATCCGGTTCTTTCTCTGATCAGCATGAAAATGGTAGAAGATATGCTTCCGTCAAGCCGTTTTGTCCGTGTCCATCGTTCGTATATTATCCAGCTGGAGAAAATCAAGGTGATCGAGCGCAATCGTATTGTGTTCGGAAAGGAATATATTCCGATTTCTGATAATTATAAACAGAAATTCTTCGATTTCCTGGCACAACATAGCATTCTACTGGCCAAATAA
- a CDS encoding sensor histidine kinase, which produces MTEETKKEIISAFIMPKGLGKVIHIVAWGILFGIPFFFTGRESETVSIESYMRFVIVPLSFMFVFYINYCILIPKYLFTRRLAEFFIANVVLIAFVMMTVHFLMGLLPEPEHIHHRDPHMKEEPPLRNIIGFFMGNAMLYVLVSGLSVAIRVTGNWYHTESMRRDLEKSRVEAELQNLKSQLNPHFLFNTLNNIYCLIAFSPDRAQGAVHDLSRLLRYVLYDSNQKYVPLEKELDFIRNYVELMRIRLPEHVSLDLQIDEQVKGGRMIAPLLFISLIENAFKHGVSNNQQSFIHIYITCAESLIHCRIENSFFPKNKLDKSGSGIGLVNLEKRLQLIYPSAYSFRYGQEGNMYIADLQIKTSEP; this is translated from the coding sequence ATGACAGAAGAAACAAAGAAAGAAATCATATCAGCTTTTATCATGCCGAAAGGATTGGGCAAGGTAATTCATATTGTGGCGTGGGGAATCTTGTTCGGTATTCCATTCTTTTTTACCGGACGTGAGTCTGAAACGGTTTCAATCGAAAGTTATATGCGTTTCGTCATTGTTCCTCTTTCTTTTATGTTTGTCTTCTATATCAATTATTGCATTCTGATTCCCAAATATCTTTTTACACGGCGTCTTGCGGAATTCTTTATAGCTAATGTGGTATTAATAGCCTTTGTGATGATGACTGTACATTTTTTGATGGGCTTATTGCCCGAACCCGAACATATTCATCATCGGGATCCACATATGAAAGAAGAACCACCTTTGCGGAATATTATCGGTTTCTTCATGGGAAATGCCATGTTGTATGTGCTGGTATCAGGATTAAGCGTTGCCATACGGGTCACAGGAAACTGGTATCATACAGAATCCATGCGGCGGGATCTGGAGAAAAGCCGGGTTGAGGCCGAGCTTCAGAACCTGAAGAGTCAGCTGAACCCTCATTTCCTGTTTAATACACTGAATAATATTTATTGCCTGATAGCTTTTAGTCCGGATCGTGCTCAGGGTGCAGTTCATGACTTGAGCCGTCTGTTGCGCTATGTCTTGTATGACAGTAATCAGAAATATGTTCCCTTGGAAAAGGAATTGGATTTCATTCGTAATTATGTAGAGTTGATGCGTATCCGCTTGCCTGAACATGTATCACTTGATTTACAGATTGATGAGCAGGTCAAAGGTGGCAGGATGATTGCTCCGTTGTTATTTATTTCCTTGATCGAGAATGCGTTCAAGCATGGAGTTAGCAATAATCAGCAGTCGTTTATCCATATTTATATTACTTGTGCAGAAAGTTTGATACATTGTCGGATAGAGAACAGCTTCTTCCCAAAGAATAAATTGGATAAGAGTGGCTCAGGAATCGGACTGGTTAATCTGGAAAAGCGGCTCCAGCTGATTTATCCTTCAGCTTATTCATTCCGGTACGGACAAGAAGGAAATATGTATATTGCCGATTTACAAATTAAAACCAGTGAACCATGA
- a CDS encoding ABC transporter permease — translation MNLTNLFKIALRALANNKMRGFLTMLGIIIGVASVITMLAIGQGSKKSIQAEISEMGSNMIMIQPGGDIRGGVRQEASSMETLKLQDYQNIVDETRYVAAVSPSVNSSGQVIYGANNAPTTIYGISPDYMEIRRYKVEDGEMFTEQDIAVAAKVCVVGKTVVDNLFPGGENPVGKVIRFQKLPFKIVGVLESKGYNSMGMDQDDLILAPYTTIQKKVLAITHLQGITCSALKEEYTEQAIDEISEILRRNHKLKADEEDDFTIRSQQELSSMLTSTTDMMTVLLAAVAGISLLVGGIGIMNIMYVSVTERTREIGLRMSIGAKGIDILSQFLIESILISVTGGLIGVIFGVGSAIVVNQVAHFPIYIQPWSVLLSFLVCTATGIFFGWYPAKKAAQLDPIEAIRYE, via the coding sequence ATGAATCTAACGAATTTATTCAAGATAGCCCTCCGGGCCTTGGCCAACAATAAGATGCGTGGTTTCTTGACGATGCTGGGTATTATTATTGGTGTGGCTTCGGTCATTACGATGCTGGCCATCGGACAGGGTTCTAAAAAGAGCATCCAGGCAGAAATCAGTGAGATGGGTTCAAATATGATCATGATTCAGCCGGGTGGTGATATTCGGGGCGGTGTACGCCAGGAAGCTTCCAGTATGGAAACCCTGAAGCTTCAGGATTATCAGAACATCGTAGATGAGACGCGGTATGTAGCTGCTGTTTCACCGTCGGTCAACAGTAGTGGGCAAGTCATTTACGGTGCCAATAATGCGCCGACGACTATCTACGGTATCAGTCCGGATTATATGGAGATTCGCCGTTATAAGGTAGAAGACGGAGAAATGTTCACGGAACAGGATATCGCTGTCGCAGCGAAAGTCTGTGTCGTTGGAAAGACAGTTGTCGATAATTTGTTCCCGGGCGGCGAGAATCCGGTCGGGAAAGTAATCCGTTTCCAGAAACTGCCGTTCAAAATCGTGGGTGTATTGGAAAGCAAAGGATATAATAGTATGGGAATGGACCAGGACGACTTGATTTTAGCTCCATATACAACAATACAAAAGAAAGTCTTGGCCATTACCCATTTGCAAGGCATTACCTGCTCGGCTCTGAAAGAGGAATATACCGAACAGGCCATTGATGAGATTTCAGAAATACTGCGTCGCAACCATAAGCTCAAAGCGGATGAAGAGGATGATTTTACAATCCGTAGTCAGCAGGAGTTGAGTTCGATGTTGACAAGTACTACGGACATGATGACCGTTTTGCTTGCGGCTGTGGCGGGTATTTCATTATTGGTAGGTGGTATCGGTATTATGAATATCATGTATGTTTCGGTTACGGAGCGTACCCGCGAGATAGGTCTGCGTATGAGTATTGGTGCTAAAGGAATCGATATTTTGTCGCAATTCCTGATTGAATCTATTCTGATCAGTGTGACGGGAGGATTGATTGGTGTGATTTTCGGAGTAGGTTCAGCTATTGTAGTCAATCAAGTGGCGCATTTCCCGATTTACATTCAGCCTTGGAGCGTACTTCTTTCTTTTCTTGTCTGTACGGCAACGGGTATATTCTTTGGATGGTATCCGGCAAAGAAAGCTGCCCAGCTTGATCCGATTGAGGCGATCCGGTATGAATAG
- a CDS encoding ABC transporter ATP-binding protein, with the protein MKEIIRLENIKRNFIVGDEVVHALRGISFTIYEGEFVTIMGTSGSGKSTLLNTLGCLDTPTSGEYYLDGVSVRTMGKNARATLRNRKIGFVFQNYNLLPKTTAIENVELPLMYNSAYNAAQRREKAIKALIAVGLGERLNHKSNQMSGGQMQRVAIARALVNDPAVILADEATGNLDTRTSFEILVLFQKLHAEGRTIIFVTHNPEIAQYSSRNIMLRDGHITSDVKNENILDAAEALAKLPKTDD; encoded by the coding sequence ATGAAAGAGATTATAAGACTGGAAAACATAAAGCGTAATTTTATCGTGGGCGATGAAGTGGTTCATGCATTGCGAGGTATTAGTTTTACGATATATGAAGGCGAATTTGTTACCATAATGGGAACTTCCGGATCAGGCAAAAGTACATTGTTGAATACATTAGGTTGTCTGGATACACCGACAAGTGGTGAATATTACCTGGATGGTGTGTCTGTTCGTACGATGGGGAAGAACGCAAGAGCCACGCTTCGTAACCGGAAAATTGGGTTTGTTTTCCAGAATTATAATCTGTTGCCAAAAACGACCGCGATTGAAAATGTTGAACTTCCGTTGATGTATAATTCGGCATATAATGCAGCGCAGCGACGGGAAAAAGCGATCAAGGCACTGATTGCTGTCGGTCTGGGTGAACGTCTGAACCATAAGAGCAATCAGATGTCGGGTGGACAGATGCAGCGTGTGGCGATTGCCCGGGCGCTGGTGAATGATCCGGCAGTAATCTTGGCTGATGAGGCTACCGGAAACCTGGATACGCGTACCAGCTTTGAGATTCTGGTATTGTTTCAGAAGCTTCATGCGGAAGGACGTACCATTATCTTCGTAACGCACAATCCGGAGATAGCCCAGTATAGCAGCCGGAATATAATGCTGCGCGACGGGCATATTACATCGGATGTAAAGAATGAGAATATATTGGATGCAGCCGAGGCTTTGGCTAAATTGCCGAAGACAGACGACTGA
- a CDS encoding efflux RND transporter periplasmic adaptor subunit yields MNKKKVMIGLAGIVIIAGGFFLFSGKKAGGRMVLETEKVGRTSITNVVTATGTVEPVTEVDVGTQVSGIIDKLYVDYNDVVTAGQLIAEMDKVTLEAELQSATAQLDKSKSEYEYQQKNYARSKVLFEKKLISDTEYETATYNYEQAKANYEESQASMVKVRRNLEYATITSPINGVVINKAVEEGQTVAAGFETPTLFTIAADLTKMQIIADVDEADIGSVQDGQRVSFTVDAYPNDVFEGKVEQIRLGESSDSSTSSSSSSSSSTVVTYEVVISADNPDLKLKPRLTANITIYTMERNDVLSIPNKALRFIADASMLEPLGLTVENPTMQAPEGKRLVWVEEGNQLKPKAITVGSSNNNVTEVVDGLQEGEVVAVDLSAEAPAVETVGGQERSPFMPGPPDSKKNKK; encoded by the coding sequence GGCCTGGCCGGAATTGTGATTATCGCAGGAGGATTTTTCCTCTTTTCCGGGAAAAAGGCTGGAGGAAGAATGGTTTTGGAAACAGAAAAGGTAGGTCGCACGTCTATCACGAATGTGGTGACCGCTACAGGAACTGTCGAGCCGGTAACAGAGGTTGATGTAGGTACACAGGTTTCTGGTATTATTGACAAACTGTATGTTGATTATAATGATGTAGTAACTGCCGGACAGTTGATTGCAGAAATGGATAAGGTGACATTGGAGGCTGAACTGCAATCGGCTACCGCGCAGTTGGATAAAAGTAAATCGGAGTACGAATATCAGCAGAAGAATTATGCACGTAGCAAGGTGTTGTTCGAGAAGAAGTTGATCAGTGACACGGAGTATGAGACAGCAACCTATAACTACGAGCAGGCGAAAGCCAATTATGAAGAGAGCCAGGCCTCAATGGTTAAGGTTCGGCGAAACCTGGAGTATGCTACGATCACAAGCCCTATTAATGGTGTGGTGATCAATAAGGCGGTTGAAGAAGGGCAGACCGTAGCTGCCGGTTTCGAAACTCCGACTTTGTTTACCATTGCAGCCGATTTGACAAAGATGCAGATCATTGCAGATGTAGATGAAGCAGATATAGGTAGTGTTCAGGACGGACAGCGGGTTTCGTTTACTGTAGATGCTTATCCGAATGATGTCTTTGAGGGAAAGGTTGAACAGATCCGTTTGGGAGAAAGTAGCGATAGTAGTACCTCTTCTTCAAGTTCGTCATCGTCATCGACGGTTGTAACGTATGAGGTAGTGATTTCCGCTGATAATCCCGACCTGAAATTGAAACCGCGTCTGACAGCAAACATCACAATTTATACGATGGAACGGAATGACGTGTTATCAATACCGAATAAGGCTTTGCGCTTTATTGCTGATGCTAGTATGCTGGAGCCGTTGGGATTGACGGTAGAAAATCCAACCATGCAGGCACCCGAAGGAAAGCGCCTGGTATGGGTAGAAGAAGGAAATCAGTTGAAGCCAAAGGCTATTACGGTTGGTTCAAGCAATAATAATGTAACGGAAGTTGTTGATGGTCTGCAGGAAGGCGAAGTCGTTGCTGTTGATTTGTCAGCGGAAGCGCCTGCAGTTGAAACGGTTGGTGGACAAGAAAGAAGTCCGTTCATGCCGGGACCGCCTGATAGCAAGAAAAATAAGAAATAA